From the genome of Muricauda sp. SCSIO 64092, one region includes:
- a CDS encoding O-antigen ligase family protein has translation MNPVLTTSGAEKMRKPIPILLLLSVVIITAHLTATRGLVAAIAIVVLPMVAVYVGALFVNPRIGIITVLIFNFFVLGIGRYIPMTWGLLMDGMMVLMYLALFFKAFKVKVPWNRASSQLTLLVSIWFGYAVLQIVNPEAVSVAAWFYAMRGLALYQWLFIPLVFILFNRPNDLRIFFIIWGTLSFLATLKGMQQLIFGVDPYEQAWLDAGGDVTHVLFGKLRIFSFYSDAGQFGASQGHTGVVFGILALFAKNRKFQIFCAIVAMAGLWGMMISGTRGAIAVPAMGGVMFILVRKHMPSIVLGIIAGISVFVFFKYTTIGNNNDQIRRMRTAFDPNDASLEMRRINQAKLKGYLATRPLGGGIGSTGNWGKRFSPNTFLANTATDSWFVAVWADTGIVGLYLHLFILFFVLVTGAYNVMYKIRDDWLKGQITALVCGMAGIMLASYGNGVFGQFPTCILMYTGMVFMFIAPRLDKQILKEKGLLEETVIK, from the coding sequence ATGAACCCGGTTTTGACGACATCAGGTGCAGAGAAAATGCGGAAGCCCATTCCCATTTTACTGCTGTTGTCCGTGGTCATCATTACGGCCCATCTTACTGCAACAAGGGGATTGGTTGCCGCGATTGCCATAGTCGTACTTCCAATGGTGGCCGTGTACGTTGGGGCTTTGTTTGTCAATCCCAGAATAGGGATCATTACGGTTCTCATCTTCAATTTCTTTGTCCTTGGTATTGGCAGGTACATTCCAATGACCTGGGGCCTTTTAATGGATGGGATGATGGTGCTCATGTATTTGGCACTGTTCTTTAAAGCATTTAAAGTTAAAGTTCCCTGGAACAGGGCAAGTTCGCAATTAACGCTCCTGGTGTCCATATGGTTTGGTTACGCGGTATTACAGATCGTAAATCCAGAAGCGGTAAGTGTTGCGGCCTGGTTTTATGCCATGCGGGGATTGGCTTTATATCAGTGGCTTTTTATACCGCTGGTGTTCATCTTGTTCAATAGGCCCAACGATTTAAGGATATTCTTTATCATTTGGGGAACCCTGTCCTTTTTGGCGACCCTTAAAGGAATGCAACAGCTCATTTTTGGGGTAGACCCCTATGAGCAAGCTTGGTTGGACGCAGGGGGCGATGTAACCCACGTACTTTTTGGGAAGCTACGGATATTCTCTTTTTATTCCGATGCGGGTCAATTTGGTGCTTCGCAAGGTCATACGGGTGTGGTCTTTGGAATATTGGCCCTATTTGCCAAAAACAGAAAATTCCAAATTTTCTGTGCAATCGTGGCGATGGCAGGATTATGGGGAATGATGATTTCTGGAACACGTGGGGCAATTGCCGTTCCTGCAATGGGAGGTGTCATGTTCATTTTGGTTAGAAAACACATGCCGAGCATCGTATTGGGAATCATTGCGGGCATTAGTGTCTTTGTCTTTTTCAAGTACACCACAATAGGGAACAACAATGATCAAATTCGACGAATGCGAACGGCATTTGATCCAAATGATGCCTCGCTCGAAATGAGGAGGATCAACCAGGCCAAATTAAAAGGATACCTGGCTACTCGGCCACTTGGAGGTGGAATTGGTTCCACGGGCAACTGGGGGAAACGTTTTTCACCCAATACATTTTTGGCCAATACGGCAACGGACAGTTGGTTTGTGGCCGTTTGGGCAGACACTGGGATTGTGGGATTGTACCTGCACCTGTTCATTTTGTTCTTTGTCCTGGTTACAGGAGCGTATAATGTGATGTATAAAATTCGGGATGATTGGCTCAAAGGTCAAATTACGGCATTGGTCTGCGGGATGGCGGGCATTATGTTGGCATCTTATGGAAACGGTGTTTTTGGACAATTTCCCACATGTATCTTAATGTATACGGGAATGGTATTTATGTTCATCGCACCCAGGTTGGACAAGCAAATTTTAAAGGAAAAAGGATTGTTGGAAGAAACTGTAATCAAATAG
- a CDS encoding oligosaccharide flippase family protein: MWARIKKIGKEKNLSSLLSNVSVAFAGLLSFMLLTRQLEKEQFGDWVLFITLATFVDLLRFGLTRTAAVRALSNADENRQKTILGSTFRINLVLLLLISIVCWGLWILKESFGTSINNGYDLFLIWYPLLALSNLSWNNAMALFQAEQQFQRMMWVRLSNVGLFLFFLLVNYLTVQLGLVPIIIANLVVNLISGFWCTLKKWDGLIYLAMARRKTEKELVNFGKYSMGTLISSSLLKSADTFIIGLSPFLGSAGIAMYAIPLKLTDLLGIPLHSFSMTAYPRMSKKCLDGDKTGARKIFYTYSGAVTFLFFPIAILGFVFAEYLVLILGGAEYLDSLELLTLIFRVFTLYVMLLPVDRFTGVLLDSLNRPKYNLYKVIVMTLANIIFDLIAVFVFKSLVGVAVGTVLFTLIGIFLGFFFLRKELEIHIRHIFSESLLFFKNLKTHLAS, translated from the coding sequence ATGTGGGCCAGGATCAAGAAAATAGGGAAGGAGAAGAATTTATCCTCACTGCTGTCCAACGTGAGTGTAGCTTTTGCCGGATTGTTGAGCTTTATGTTACTCACACGCCAATTGGAGAAAGAGCAATTTGGGGATTGGGTCTTGTTTATCACCTTGGCGACCTTTGTTGATTTGCTCAGGTTTGGCCTTACAAGAACAGCGGCGGTACGCGCGCTTTCCAATGCGGATGAAAACAGGCAAAAAACAATATTGGGCTCCACATTCAGGATCAATCTTGTACTACTCCTATTGATTTCCATAGTTTGTTGGGGATTGTGGATACTAAAGGAAAGTTTTGGGACCTCAATTAACAATGGGTATGACCTATTTCTTATTTGGTATCCGTTACTGGCATTGTCCAACCTAAGCTGGAACAATGCAATGGCCCTTTTCCAGGCGGAACAACAGTTTCAGAGAATGATGTGGGTTAGGTTGTCCAACGTTGGGCTGTTCCTCTTTTTTCTATTGGTGAACTATTTGACCGTACAATTGGGGTTGGTTCCCATAATCATTGCAAATCTGGTTGTAAACTTAATTTCCGGTTTTTGGTGTACCCTAAAAAAATGGGACGGACTGATCTACTTGGCCATGGCAAGGAGAAAGACGGAGAAGGAATTGGTCAACTTTGGAAAATACTCTATGGGAACCTTAATCAGTTCCAGCCTATTAAAAAGCGCAGATACTTTTATCATTGGATTGAGCCCATTTTTGGGTTCGGCAGGAATAGCCATGTATGCCATTCCTTTAAAACTAACGGATTTGTTGGGTATACCCCTGCATAGTTTCTCCATGACGGCCTATCCACGAATGTCCAAAAAATGTTTGGATGGCGATAAAACAGGGGCGCGAAAAATATTTTACACGTATTCCGGAGCGGTTACCTTTTTATTCTTTCCCATAGCGATTTTAGGTTTTGTTTTTGCGGAGTACCTGGTTTTGATTTTAGGGGGGGCGGAATACCTGGATTCATTGGAACTGTTGACTTTAATATTCAGGGTATTTACCCTATATGTCATGCTCTTGCCCGTTGACCGTTTCACGGGGGTGTTGTTGGATAGCCTCAATCGTCCTAAATATAATCTATACAAGGTCATTGTGATGACATTGGCCAATATCATTTTTGATTTAATTGCCGTCTTTGTGTTCAAAAGCTTGGTGGGCGTTGCGGTTGGAACCGTATTGTTTACCCTAATAGGAATTTTCCTGGGCTTCTTTTTCCTACGGAAGGAACTGGAGATTCACATTCGCCATATTTTTTCGGAAAGCCTTTTATTTTTTAAAAACCTTAAGACACACTTGGCATCATGA
- a CDS encoding glycosyltransferase family 2 protein produces MKTQPLVSIITINYNESQVTLDMLESLKDVNYSNLEVIVVDNASPNDDPDIIKEKFPQVNLIKSKENLGFAGGNNLGVRVAKGAYLFFINNDTIVPKECIGPLVETLESNSAIGMVSPKIKFHWDANLIQYAGYTPMNHWTIRNNSIGYHQKDDGRFDREGETNSIHGAAMMVPKRVVEKVGMMTEVYFLYYEEHDWAEQIKRAGYKVYYQPKSYILHKESLSTGKFSPLKTYYISRNRILFARRNFKPFQLAVSMFFQLFISIPKNMAGFVLKREFRHLKAFWEAIFWNLKNHRAVRT; encoded by the coding sequence ATGAAAACACAACCATTGGTTTCGATAATTACGATCAATTACAATGAATCCCAGGTAACCCTGGATATGCTGGAGTCGCTCAAGGATGTCAACTATTCGAACTTGGAGGTCATTGTGGTGGACAATGCATCCCCAAATGATGATCCAGATATCATCAAGGAAAAGTTTCCCCAGGTCAACCTGATAAAGAGCAAGGAAAACCTGGGTTTTGCCGGAGGTAATAATCTGGGTGTCCGCGTTGCAAAAGGAGCGTATTTGTTCTTTATAAACAATGATACCATTGTTCCCAAGGAATGCATAGGGCCTTTGGTGGAGACCCTGGAGAGCAATAGTGCCATAGGGATGGTGAGCCCTAAAATCAAATTTCACTGGGACGCCAATTTAATACAGTACGCGGGTTATACGCCCATGAACCATTGGACCATTAGGAACAATAGTATCGGATACCATCAGAAAGACGACGGTAGGTTTGACAGGGAAGGGGAAACCAATTCCATACACGGGGCTGCAATGATGGTACCGAAGCGGGTGGTGGAAAAAGTTGGAATGATGACGGAAGTGTACTTTCTGTATTACGAAGAGCACGATTGGGCAGAACAAATAAAGCGGGCAGGCTATAAAGTGTACTATCAGCCCAAGTCCTATATCCTTCATAAGGAATCCCTTTCGACCGGAAAGTTCAGTCCGCTAAAGACCTATTACATTTCAAGGAACAGGATCTTGTTTGCGAGAAGGAATTTTAAACCGTTTCAGCTTGCCGTAAGCATGTTCTTTCAGCTATTCATCTCCATTCCAAAGAACATGGCAGGCTTTGTGTTAAAAAGGGAATTCAGGCATTTAAAGGCGTTTTGGGAAGCTATTTTTTGGAACCTTAAAAACCATAGGGCCGTAAGGACGTAA